DNA sequence from the Salvelinus fontinalis isolate EN_2023a chromosome 33, ASM2944872v1, whole genome shotgun sequence genome:
TGTGTCTGCATTTGTTAGAAGAACAAAGACCTCGGCAGACTTCACAAGAGAGTACTGAAATCTCCTTGCTTCTAttatcaatgtttttttttgttttttttttacgttGAAGGTTGCTTGTAAACTTGAATAATCATGTTGCTCACATTTACTTAATGCTGCCGTATTGATTCTTTGCACACATACATTTTCAAAGCCATTGAACGATTGATGTTACATTGAATGTTTTTTTCTACTTATATTCAGTTATTTACTTAGTCCACTTTTCCCTCAGTGGTCTACAGACGAATGTGGTGCAGCGAAGCCAGAGCTGTACCGATACAGAGGAGGGAAGGCGAAAAATGAGGGTGTCTACTCATCTTCCTGGACTGGACAAGGTATAAAGTTGGGCTTTTAAAGGAAGATTTTATTCCCTAAAATGGTCGGAGTTGTTTATTTCTGAAATGCTTAAAAGGTCCCGAACAGTCATTATGGTTCCCATGTAAAATAGCCTTTTGAGTGACTATAATACTGTATCACTCATATTTTTGGGTAATAGAAAAGCTCAAAATTGTAGACATTCTTTTCTATCATGGCTAATTTCTCTCATGGCTTACTACCAGGAAGTTTGAGAAGAAGCTGAGTGGGCTGGGAGTTTATATTCATGAGCTTgtcttgactgacagctctttaATACTCCTACGTCAAGAAACTTTGATGCAAACAACATTGAAATTGGCGTGTCTTTTTTGATGCGGTTCGTAGCAGCACAAACCAATGTGCTGACATGACGACTGCGTCAGTTTTGaacgaccccccccccacccctttgttccatgctggctgaagaGCTAGCTTGCCAGTAACTAGCGAACAccagacaccagatgaaaggggAGACCTAAGTATCTTTGCTATATATGAATAGTTTAAACTTGTAATATTTGCTGACACCCTACAGTGAAATTTTGgcaccagtagagtagctatctagctacagtgccttcagaaagtattcacactcaaCTTTTTCatcattttgtgttacagcctgaatttaaaattgtttaaattgagattttgtgtcactggcctaaagTGCATAACGGAAGTATTCCGACAtctcaactttttccacattttgttacgttactgcctaattctaaaatgtattaaattaatgtTTTTCCTTATCAATCTGCACAGAACACCCCATAGTGAGaaagtgaaaatgtgttttttagaAATTGTAGCAAGTTAATAAAAAAccataacttatttacataagtattcagaccctttgctatgagactcgcaaTTTAGCTCAGGTtcatcccgtttccattgatcgtcattgagatgtttctacaacttggagtccacctgtggtaaattctattgattggacgtgatttgggtaggtacacacctgtctctataaggtcccacagttgaccgtgcatgtcagagcaaaaaccaagctatgaggtcaaaggaattgtccgtagagctcccagacaggattgtgtcgagccacagatctggggaagtgtaccaaaacatattaattattgaaggtcccaaagaacagtGTGGCCTCCAAGCCTGCCGCCCGGCCAAAATGAGTAatcagggaagaagggccttggtcagagaggtgcccaagaacccaatggtcactctgacagagttcctctgtagaaatgggagaaccttccagaaggacaaccatctctgcagcactccaccaatcaggcctttatggtagagtggccagacggaagccactcctcagtaaaaggcacatgacagcccacttggagtttaccaaaaggcacctaaaggactctcagaccatgagaaacaagattctcaggtctgatgaaaccaagattgaactctggcctgaatgacaagtgtcacatctggaggaaacctggcaccatccctatggtgaagcatggtggtggcagcatcatgctgtggggatgtaacattgtagttactccataatactaacctaaatgagagtgaaaagaagtaagcctgtacagaataaaagtattccaaaacatgcatcctgtttgcaataaggcattaAAGTAAAAGTGCTAAAAGTATggcagagaaatgaacattatgtcctgaatacaaagcattatgtttggggcaaatccaaaacaacacatcACTTCATAATTTTCTAGTAtgggggtggctgcatcatgttacggGTATGCTTATCATCGTCAAGGACTAGGgcgttttttaggataaaaagaaatggaatagagctaagcacagacaaaatattataggaaaacctggttgtctgctttccaacaatttactacaataacctaaaacacaaggccaaatacactggagttgcttaccaagacgatcCTGAGTGGCTTTGTTACATTTTTACTTAAATAGGCTTGAaaactatggcaagacttgaaaatggctgtctagcaatgatcaacaaccatttTGAATTATTTTAaaagaatgtgcaaatattgtacaatccaggtgtgcaaagctcttagcaAATTACAGCTGTGAGGTAAGTCTAAGACATTTTGAGTTCAGTCCAGGGgtaagaatactttctgaaggcactgtatgcaaaCCACGCCCCTCCGCAAACTTGCCTTCTCCGCTGTTGGTTACAAGGCGGTACATATTTAAATTAGGTAAGATAATCTCATAGTTAGGGTGATGTCCAATGTTTCCTCTaagctgtgtgtgtgcacaggACTGCAGGGCAGAAGAAATGCCAGGCCGCGCAGAGGGGaaagagattgaacttcactgagTTCACCCCATTAGTTTGCAATATATAgatcaatgttttttttctgtgaTCAAATCAACATTATCAGTCccttttcaatgcaacaaaccAAATCTAACTTTCCTAAGATTGAGTCTGTGATTTTGTTGCAGGCATAGCCAGAGTGCAATGCAGTACAATTCGCCCGGGTAGCCCATGAGGGGTTTTTCAATAACCTGCAAGTGAATGAATGCGCTTTTCAGATCAGAGCTGCGCATGTGAACATGTATTGATATTGTTTGCTAGTTAGCGAGTTACTAGCCCAGGTGTAGGTCAGCAATGGGGAGTTACTGCTTCcgacaagagcacaaaacgtgtagGCAACATTTTAAGCTGTCTTTAAAAAGGGGCagggttgtattttgagacaggcttgaatatgcaaataagccaataggcagaggggtagcctacagtgtctaattctctgtatggtaataataatacattttattttgtaaagtggtttcttgcatcatacaacacaatgcaaTTTACACTCGCCTATTTGGCTCATGGTGTTAGACTAAGTAAAAAATCATACATTTATGTCAAACCCTTGTTAAAATGTTTttgaaagtgttatgaaatgtaggCCTGTAATTTGCTCCGTGCCCCAAAAACTTTGGGGGAACATTGGTGATGTCACCCTATCATTTAATAATCCTGCCTTCTTGAATCTAAGTGTTTGACAGGGGATgggaccagtaactttatgatcaaacttgatcaatgtagaagcaacagtAATTTTTTTGTGCTTTGGTCATCATACATTGATCTGGTTTCATCAAAATCATCAAATTTCATGAAAAGTATGATTTTGACTTCATGACCTTTTAAAACATTGCTCTTCCTTTTTTTGTTGGTTTGTTGTCTCTGTACAGGCAAGTATTGCTCTCAGCTACAATGCAGGAATCCTTCTGTCCTCTGAGAACAGCCGATCTCTTTCGGCACCCATAATTGTCCAAGACAAGAGGCATAGCTGGCGAGGCGTCATCATGGCTTCATCAACACCTTTTATGGTCCCCCAGTCGAAACAGGAGAGGTCCGTTAGCCCTGAGAGCAATGACAGTATCTCTGAGGAGCTGAATCACTTCAAGCCAATAGTGTGCTCGCCGTGCACCCCACCAAAGCGACTACCCGACGGGCGAGTGATGGAACCCACAATTGTGAAGTCCACCCCACGGAACTTATTCCGCAGGCTGGAGAGGCCCACCAGCTATGAAGCCAGCCCTACTATCCTCCAGAAATGGAAGCAGATAGAGGTGGACCGTCAGTCTGTCAAAGTGACCTCAAAGGGCACCTTGACCAGCCCCATAAACGTGGACCTTGTTTTCAAACCAAGCCCTGTAGAGAAGGATGGCAAGCCCTGCAGCTGCGCTCTAGCAGCAAATAAGGGAGAAGAACACTTGGGTAGGTGTGATAAGACTGATTCCTCTGGGCAAGAGAATGAAATAACTTGTATACATAATACACAAAGACTGATATTTTACCAGACCATTGGAGAGACAGCCCTCCATCAAAAACAGTTCACAAAGTTTCATACTCCGTTTGTACCTTTAAACAGTGAGGAGACTGTAACAGAGTGTGGGGTTTCTTCGGAGTCTGTGGTGATACCTGTATCACATTGTGGACCAACTTCAATTAATCAAAATCCAACCTTAGTCCCACACAATATAAATGACAGTGTTAGGGGTTGCAATCTTAAATCAAAGGACTCACAGGATCAGAGAAAATATTTGGACAATAGAAACTGTGCCCAGAACAAACCTACCTCAAGGAGGGGTAAGAAGAGGAGGCAGAAGACCAAACACCTGGAAGAGACAGAGTCTGGACTCAAGAGGCCAAGATCCCAGAGCCAATATGGTTTCAATATAGATTGTGCACAGGCTGACCTGTACATTCAACAGGTACAGCAAGAGAGTGAGGATAGAGAGCTAGCGTTGAATCTTCAAAGACAGTTTGACAGGGAACAGCAACAAGTAGACAAGCAAAAGACCAGTTTTGACAAGTACTTTCTCCGGTCCTGCAGTGAAAACAGAATCGTATGCAATCCACGTAGATCAGGAAGAATTTCCAAAAGGAATGAGCACTTTTATTGCAATTATTAAATGGTTATTCTTGtgctttttttaaataataaaaatcTGCCAACTTCTTGCATACAAGAACTATACTGTTTTTACTGACCATGTTCCAAATTCAGTGCTTTTAAAGACGAACTTATATTTAGTTTCTACGAACATGATTTTGCTGAACATTATTATTTTCTTCTCGTTTGCAGTTACTCGTGGCAAAATGTACAAACACTACATCCTATATTTCTGCAGTTCATGCACTGAGAAAAAACGAAATGATTCACGGCATGAGGTTGTGTTGATTCATACTGTGCAGACAATTGAAAATCTTTGTGTTCAGGGTCATGTATGATTCTGATTCTAGCTCAGCCAAGGATGTGGACACAAGATCTAGCGCTATTACTTTCTCAGACCCTTCATTCAGATTCCCATTAACCCAGAAGAGTAACATCCTATTGATTATTTCATGTTCCACATGTTCCTTTCTGCACCAACGATGCACCTAGCACCTTTGTGATGTTTTGGGAAACACTTGTAACATCTTCGTGCATTAGGAATGATGCATTGTTAAAACACTCGTAAAATGTAAGTTCCATTACAGTGACATCTTGCCCAGTTTATATCCTTGGCTCAGCTAAAATATTTtgcacacagacagtgtccaTTGGCACCTCAATCGCTCTGTATCTCATTGCCTTTTATAGCTGAATTTATTTGACATAATTTGGTTTTAGTTGAAGGTATATTCAGCGATGTGGTTTTACCATGAACAGCTGGGTGTCTTGTGACAGAGTTGCACAGATTATCAAATTTAAGTCATATTGATTTGTGTCTGTCAATGTTAGACAGTATTTGCCTGAGTAGTGGTTAACATTGCAGAAACCCCATCAATAAGATGTAATGATCTGACAATCTGGGCAGAAAAATTGCATTGCAGGCAGCCTGAAACGTGTGGGTGTTGAGGTGTACAGCCGCTCACACTTTTCGGTTGCACTGCAGCTTCTGGCCATGTCAGATTGTTGAGTTAAAGGATCAGTGTGGACAGGTTAAATATATGCAATATGTGTAAACTGCTGAAAACTATTACAGTAATATTGGAAAGGGGTACAATAATGTTTTTTGGAGGATATTTTTCTGATCAAATTCAATACCGGTATGTATTTTCTGTCAATCGTATGCCCACACTTCTACCTCAACCCTCACTGTTGGGATTTTGCATTTTTCTCAAATGATTTATGCCCTCTTATTGACTACTACAAACTAAAATGGATCTGCATGTGTATGGTACAACTTTACAAAGATGTAGCACTGCCAAAGCTTATAGTTTTGATCTATATTAATTATAGGTTATAGTATGGTGGTAATTAGGACAACTGTTTTATGCAATATTTCTATTGGAGAATCCACGTTAATATATTTCATCAGCATTGTTATTTTTCTAATCTTTGAGTTGTAGTTACTATATTGTTTGAGACGCTTATTCAAAGGGCTATT
Encoded proteins:
- the LOC129832468 gene encoding E3 ubiquitin-protein ligase RNF169-like isoform X2, which produces MKMAATGSARSTSGLGQKYKARPADMLNTRTHSQLLTLDEARCPVCSEILLEPVTMPCSHSVCLHCFKRTVEFTSLCCPLCRLRVSSWARKQSREKSLVNIELWEIVRKSYPQRCKRRMEQRDSETSGEEIFSSPAQVSKSGEIRLEYGKQVKYFGLLSDSENEEPVGKRTRNVSAFVRRTKTSADFTRDGLQTNVVQRSQSCTDTEEGRRKMRVSTHLPGLDKASIALSYNAGILLSSENSRSLSAPIIVQDKRHSWRGVIMASSTPFMVPQSKQERSVSPESNDSISEELNHFKPIVCSPCTPPKRLPDGRVMEPTIVKSTPRNLFRRLERPTSYEASPTILQKWKQIEVDRQSVKVTSKGTLTSPINVDLVFKPSPVEKDGKPCSCALAANKGEEHLGRCDKTDSSGQENEITCIHNTQRLIFYQTIGETALHQKQFTKFHTPFVPLNSEETVTECGVSSESVVIPVSHCGPTSINQNPTLVPHNINDSVRGCNLKSKDSQDQRKYLDNRNCAQNKPTSRRGKKRRQKTKHLEETESGLKRPRSQSQYGFNIDCAQADLYIQQVQQESEDRELALNLQRQFDREQQQVDKQKTSFDKYFLRSCSENRIVCNPRRSGRISKRNEHFYCNY
- the LOC129832468 gene encoding E3 ubiquitin-protein ligase RNF169-like isoform X1 — its product is MKMAATGSARSTSGLGQKYKARPADMLNTRTHSQLLTLDEARCPVCSEILLEPVTMPCSHSVCLHCFKRTVEFTSLCCPLCRLRVSSWARKQSREKSLVNIELWEIVRKSYPQRCKRRMEQRDSETSGEEIFSSPAQVSKSGEIRLEYGKQVKLPMNEEKEGRRKVLHNRKEECGTLKHFQDPYFGLLSDSENEEPVGKRTRNVSAFVRRTKTSADFTRDGLQTNVVQRSQSCTDTEEGRRKMRVSTHLPGLDKASIALSYNAGILLSSENSRSLSAPIIVQDKRHSWRGVIMASSTPFMVPQSKQERSVSPESNDSISEELNHFKPIVCSPCTPPKRLPDGRVMEPTIVKSTPRNLFRRLERPTSYEASPTILQKWKQIEVDRQSVKVTSKGTLTSPINVDLVFKPSPVEKDGKPCSCALAANKGEEHLGRCDKTDSSGQENEITCIHNTQRLIFYQTIGETALHQKQFTKFHTPFVPLNSEETVTECGVSSESVVIPVSHCGPTSINQNPTLVPHNINDSVRGCNLKSKDSQDQRKYLDNRNCAQNKPTSRRGKKRRQKTKHLEETESGLKRPRSQSQYGFNIDCAQADLYIQQVQQESEDRELALNLQRQFDREQQQVDKQKTSFDKYFLRSCSENRIVCNPRRSGRISKRNEHFYCNY